The Aedes albopictus strain Foshan chromosome 1, AalbF5, whole genome shotgun sequence genomic interval TTATTTGGAATTCCATTATATTGTTACTGAGATTTGTTGTTAATTTAAAAGAATTTCGAGCTTCCTTTAAAATGACAGCTTCGCTAACTAGAAGTTGATCAGGCTTCGTGTATGTGGAAACGTCATCTTTGGCTTTAGCTGATTTCTTTTTAGTCATGGATCTGGTGTTAACCATGagtattgttctattttttaggtCGTCAGATGACATTTATCTAGATAATGCATCGGCGCCTACGTTATTTGTTCCTTTAATATGTTCTATTTCAAAGTCATAGTCTTCGAGATCCAGACGCATTTGTGTTAGTTTTTTGGTTGGCTCTTTCATACCAAAAAGGAACACCAGTGGTCTGTGATCTGTTCGTACTATAAACTTCCGTCCATACAAATATGGCTTGAAATAATCGATAGCCCAACTATTATACCTTCATTGAAATTGTCTTCAATCATTACATTTACTTCTGCATTGTTAAAATTAAAACTTAAAATCCAATATTCGTAGTTTATTGTGCATTTATACAAGGATAGAAAGTCTCTTCCCAATATTCCATCGGTGAATATTGGGAATTCGTCACCTACTAAATGGAATTCGTGATGCAATGTGAGGGTATTTGAAAATGTCAATGCCGTAACTGTTGTTGCCAGTGTTTCAAttttttcaccggaaattccggagatacTGCATTTTCTATTTACATCGATTTGATTACTTCGAATTTTGTGTCatcaggaagaattccctgatCTGTAATTTTGTGTCCTAAATATGTTACTTCTGTTTTGAAGAATTGACATTTTTCGGGGTTTAATTTTAGATTGTAATGCCTCAATCTTTTAAAGACATTTATCAAATTTTTGATGTGATGCTCTGCTGAACATCCTATTACGACAATATCGTCTATGTACACGAACGCGCACTCAGGTGTTAAACCTGCCATAGCAATTGTCATCATCCGTTGAAAACTATTTGGACTCACATTAAGTCCAAATGGTAAACGGGTGAAGGCATAGTGCCCTGAAGGTGTAGAGAACGCTGTATACTTGCGGGACTCTGGGCTCAAAGGAATTCTGCCTCCACGATAATCGTCGTGGCGTTGTCCGTAGTGATTcatattgaaattatttctgcCGCGATTGTTATGTCCGCGGCGTGAAGCGAACATTATCGCGTTAGTATTAGGTGTTGCTGTTGTAGCCTCGTTGCTCAGTGTTTTCTCTATTGCTGCGGACAATGTTGCAAATTGTCCGGCTTTTAGAATGAGCCTCGTATCGGGGTTACGAACGCCGGTACTAAGAGCCTTCACTCCTTGCTTTATTGCCATTTTGTTCGCCACATCAACCGGAATTTGCTCCGTGATGTAAGCCTTTTCTaaaaggaaggtcaaattttcgaCCTCCGTGGTGAATTTGTTGACATCACCAGATTGTTTCAATGCTCCTAATTTCGAAACATATACGTCTGAAGACATTGCCAGACCGCATCTATTTTTTAAGTGGTTTAATATTTCATCGAGATCTGCCGGGTTCTCGCCTACGGCCGATCTCGCTTTTCCAATTAGTCTGGTCATCACGAATTTTTTAACGGTAACATCTGCGGCTGTTTTTTGGGCTGCTGTTGCCGTTACAAATTCCGCTTTGACCGTGTCTACGAATAAGCCAACTGAGTCAATAAATGGACTCAGGCCTTCTTGGCTTCCATCATAAACTTGGACCACTGCGGTTCCAAGTTTAAGGTCCACCTTCAGAGTTGTCATCTTGTTATTGCGGTATAATTTTTCGACAATAATGATAAGTTTTACAATTGTTTTAAAACGTATGAGATGTTTGGCCTTATCAAGTCGCACGTcgataaaaattttaatttcactaaAAATATCTCTGGATTTTCTTAAGAGGATTTTTTGATTAGAACATTCGAATTCGTCTAAGAGGTATAAATTTGCTTCATAAAGATTACGAGCCTTTACTAACTTGTCTACTAGtgttttcctcaaaaatttcctgtTTGGTGCcttcctcagatttctcaaagtaaGTGCAAGTTGTTCTATATTTTTGACAACATTTTTTTCCATTTAACTCTCTTCTTTTTAAAATCGGATGAGGTCACTGTTAGGCTTCCGGATAATTAATTCTCGTACAGGATTTATGAGATTTGGTAATTTACTTTCAAACAAGATCTTTCAGTAAGTCACACATTTTTGAATATTACAATGTCAAACACCACTTGAATACACCATTTTAACTAAATTGTTTCGgtacttatttatttttaactattaaATTAAATCATCACTCACGCTAGTATATCATCTGCAAGTCTCAGCAGCAACGACGAAGCTACGTTGGGGTCGCTCCATGTTGCGCCCTTGTTGGGGTCGGCTCCATGTTGCCGGATGACCCGTTTGTTATGTTGTTTCTTCGTCTGCACTGCCACTAGTAGTGTTCGATTTTCCACATGAGTATGTCCACTATGTCATCTCGAAGTTCCACAATCGAACTCCTGGTGTTCGTTTGCATTCCGTTGGagatcgctgctgctgctgctacttggAATAGGGCGTTGCTTGTTGCTCTTCCTTTGAAAATCCTCGGTACGCTCTAGCTTCGAGCTTGGTTTTCACCTCGTACATTTGTGTGTAACACAATGTGAACACTAAACTGTTTATCTTGTGTTCCGTCATTGTATAGTTACTTAGTCACTTGCACTTAATGTTTCCAATaaaaatgttattatttatttcaacTACTCCACACAGTACAGTAAAGTTCGACACTTCCTTATAACTGTTAGATTGGATGGGCAGCGGCTCGTCGAGCGGCTCTTTCTGCCAGCCGTTCCGTGTGTGATTTGTGCAACTTCAGTAGTAGTTTTATTAGCACGTACGCACCCGCGATAACTGTTAAAATGCAAAGCGCAACCGCTTGTGTTTGATGGTGTTCTTCACTGGGTCCCATTTGATTCGTAGTGACGATCTCGTCACTTGAAAACCAACCCATTTTCAAATGTGATTGGAATACACTTTACCGAACTGTATCACTTTCACACTTTTGCTGCGGAGAAGGCAAAACCTGTCTTAGGTAGCCATGTACTAGATTTGGAGTTCTCTTCAGAGTAAAGTGTACACCCGTTAGCTGTTGGGCTCGGAACCAGAATGATTTATTCAATTTGCTTTTCGTGGCAACCGACCAACGCTCGGTGGCGTATGGTTTATTCTGTTGTGCTTAGTTGCACGATTAAGCAGGCCACACAAAGTGCATAGCCAGTTTGATTGTTATGATATAAACATCCGCGTGGACGTTTATTTAACTTTGCCGATTCATCACACTACACTAgccatgtttcaaaattcaagtcaatcggtttgaaattgactgagttataacagcaagtgcccaaaataggtgctcctgcccaaatggtcccagaccctacaacaTGTGGAATGGGAAAAGTTGCCACCAGACATAAGCCTGGATCATTATTTTGTACACTGGAATGTGAGGGGTTTAAAAGCGACTATTCCGTCAGCGATAGTTGTCGGTAATATGAAGGCCAGGCTTTTCTACGAGGCTCTGGAAGATACTTTTTTTCTGTGTCATGGATTGGGTCATCTGGACTCTTGCCCTCAACGCCAAGGCCGGAATAAGAAGGAGAAGATACAAGTAAACTTGGGATCCAGTTCATGTGCTGACATCGTTTCTGGGAAAGGCATTACTTCGGATGAACAAAAAATTGTAGAAGTCACGGAGGACGACATCATTGAAGTTCTGCAAGAAGATGATGAGGAAGATTTTGTTAACCACACGCCGCGGGAGAAGATCAGATGCAGAAAACCGTTTTCAATACAGAGGTCGTTTCTGAGAAAGAGAGGCGGTGTAAAGAAGGCTTGAAACACTGGAAGAGGTTGCCAAAGCTATCACGACAACGATGTTATACCCACAAGCCAGCCAACGGCGAACGCAATTCGCACGATCTGATTCTGGCTCCGATTCCGGGCCCAGGATGGGACGAAAGTTCCCTGTCGGACTCAGTACTGAACATGTTTTGATAATTTTAGAACAACAAATTGTTATCTAGATTTTCGGCTCAGTAGAGTTTTTAGTAAACAAGTTAACCCATAAAATAAAAGAACTGGCAAAAAAAGAGTCATTGccatgccttctttgttgcttgtattGTGTCTCTTTTGTTCGATTCTTTTCTTCGGCCAGATTGTTATTTATTATCGTCATTATTATTttgttatagagattttcagccctaggcaggTTTATCTCTTCTTTCACTGATCAGATTCCATCCAGAAGTTTGCCTGAATTTGCTcttgaaatacgactgtatggttgactctctTGGTTAACAGCTACGCAGTCGCCAACAACCGTTAAACTAAAAGTGATtccgaagtcatgtaccaaaaacggcACAAAAAGAGACAGTTACAGTTGGACAAAACAAATGACAAAGAACGATAGTAATTATGtttcccctgaggaagacactatccccgtgtcgaaacgtcgggtgaataaagcAGCtcgtttttaaatcccaagactgcatAGCCGTTAACCAAGAGAGTTGTTTTTATCTGAATTTTCTCCCAGTGTTCCTtgtccttccaagatttctgagAGCTGTTGCTGGGATTTGTGCAGGAGTATTCCATAGGTTTTATGAAAATTGCTCTGGGTGGTTTTACGGCAAgtcttttcaatagtttttttttttttattttcgcgaGACTTCTGCATATTTGCTTCagtattttccagaatttctagaTTTCTTGAGTTCCACTCAAGATTTCTCTTaatatttcctcctggaaatttccTAAGACTCTGCAATGGATTTTTCCGGAGTCTTTCGCATGATTACACCTAGATTACgatgtttctttgggaatttcaaaTATTGAGAcatttcaaggaaaaaaaactACTACGAAAAtgcaagaacttcctgaagaaaaatcacaaaaaggaAATCCCAGATTCCTGGGATAATTTCCAGTGGGCATTCCGGGAAGAAGTTTGAGAGCAATGCCGGAAAATCTCTTAAAAATCTCCGGAATATCCAGGAGAATTAAAGGAGAAGGATACTAAGGGAAATACCACAcagaagaaaccctggaagacaTTCCCAAAGGTATCTGTAAGGAAATGCCCTATTGTCTATGTCACCAAAAGGCCTATAGCTACCACCGAGAGCAAAACAGAGGTGAGTCGAGTCCCACTTTACAAAAGGGCGGAcatgaaatctgcaaacaagcattAGACTGGAACTTAGCACAATATCGTATCAAAGGCAGACTCAGAAGCTCATGGAGGCGATAAAACTACGAAGCTCATGGAAACGTCGACGAAAATTTGACTTGACAACTATGGGTGTGCTGGAGTTACATACTtcagaatgaatttttgaaacatcttttgaagaaaattgcacaaaatatttgttaaacaCCCTTTTGTTAATCGTACTGAAATTTGTCCAAAAACCTGCtataagtttcttcagaaattacttccaaAGAAAGAAGAGATTTTTCCAGTGCTTCAAAGGTCTGACGGACATTTTAGATGAAAAGTTTCAGCAAAAATTAAATTTCGTCTAGAAATTTTAACAAACTCTattcttttccaaaaattctgcCATAATGTTTCTTGCTGTTTAGTAgggttctatgatttttttcggaaCTTAAACGAAGGTCTTCATTAGAAATGCTTTAACAAATTCACTTAATAACGCCACGCAAAACCTACTATTTTCATTAGAAAGTGTGGTATGACATAATCTCTACATTCTTTATTCTGACATAATCTATCCattagaattctggaagaatttgagTAGATGACTTCCAGCGGTTTCAATCCTGATTCAGTTACTGAATCTCGAGGTTTTCGGTACATATTCGTGTACAGGATCAGCCATGATACAATAAAAACAAACTCTATTTTAAAGTAAGTACGCTTTCGACGATATACAATCTATTCTCTATCGCAGCTTTGAACCTAATCTGTACTGATTCCCCAGTCATCATCGCGGCGTCATCTTCAGCCAGAACCCATCCTCCGGTTCCATGGTTCCATTCCTTGATCCCAATTCGAGTTGGAAATTTCTGACTAGATCCACCAGGGTGACCTTCGTCACCAGGGATGCCAGACGAGTGCCTGAAAATATCAATTCCTTACTTGTTTTCCACCAATATGACGACGACCACTATTCTTACCAATACAACCCCTCGGTCCAACTCCATACGGCATATAGGTGAACGGTTTGATGGTCGGCTTTCTGGCCTCGCTGAATCGCTCCGGATCGAACCGCTCCGGTTCCGGGAAGTTTTGCTCGTCCCGGTGCAACGCCCACACGGAAACCCACAGGGTGTCACCCTTTCGGAACTGCACTCGGCAACCGCCATCGTCCAGCAGGTAATCCTGGGAGCATTCCCTATCCAGCGAAGGGGTTGCCGGCCACTTCCGAAGTGTTTCGGCGACCACCATTTCGAGGCAGGGCAGTTTTTCCACGGTTTCATACACGACCGGACTGTCCTTGAGGGTCTTCTCGATTTCGGAGAGTAGTTTCTGCTGGACGTCGGGGTTTGCTGCCAGTTCGTAGGTAGCGAATGAAAGGAGGTTGATTAGTGGTTCGAATCCACTTCCGAAGAACGCGACGCACTGTGCGATCAATTCCTCTTGGTTCCATTTGCGTTTGGAGAAGTCCTTCATCTGGAGGACTTCGTCCTCTTGGCCGGTAGGTTTCAGTTCTCCTTTGTTCGCTTGGTGTAGCATTTGGATAAGGTCTGGACGGTTGAGGTTTTTCTTCTCTCTCTCGGTGATGGTGGAACCAATGAGGTTCGTAAAGTAAGCGGCATGTTCGTCTTCCATTAGACGGACCTTCATTTGAACCATCCACTTGGGGAACAGATAAAATAGCATTGTTTTCAGTGTTTGCACGGGATTGTTTCCATAAACTAGCGCACATCCATAAGTGCAGAACTTGTCGGACTCATCTTTGAAGGTGTTTAGCTCCAACCCAAAGGCACAGTTTGCAATGACATTGAAGGCGTACTTCTGAAAGATGCCTTTGAACTCCAGTTCCGGATCGACGGAAGCTTTTAGATGGTCAATCAGATCCAGTGAGTTGGTCCGCACGAGAGAACTCATAAGACTAGCACTTCGACCTGAAAACACCGGAGTAAGAGTATGTCTTATTTGTCGCCACTTTTCGTTCTTTAGCAGATGTAGCTGGTTCCCGAGAATCGGGTCTTTGCTTTCGTCGAGGAAGTATGGATGGTTGGCGAAGGCGTTGAACTCTTGGACCCACAGTTTTCTTATCAGTTCTGGGTCACGGATGTAATACACTGGACTGAGGTAGTTGAAGAACCCGAATAGCCTGCAAAGTTTGACTTTAGTAACAGATTTCTCCACATAAACAATTTCACCTACCTTTCATTCTCGAATCTCTTATAGAAACCAGCTATCATTTCCAGCGGTGATAGCTTACCACTTGTTACCTCACCCAGATTCCCGTAGATGAAATGCGGCTTCTCGAAGGGAACTCCTCGGACGCGGAAGAAGTTCCTATTCTTGGTCATCAATTTAAAGGTAAAGAACCCGACAATTGTGACCAAAATGAACGAAAACCAGTACAAATCTTCGGTTTCCATTGCAGCGAGCTAGTTTACATCcgatttcctccagaaaaataAAGCTGCAAAACTAATCACGAGAGCAGCTGACAACGACAAACACGAGGTATACCTACTCTCGTGCAAGGTACGGAATGCGTTGATTGAGGAAAGTAGCACCACCAAAAGAAGTGATAAACGGACCAACCATTTCGATGCGAGAGAGAGTTTTCTCTCTCTCAATCTCTTACACAGAATTGCAACAACTCCGGCCGGGAGCGTAGATGCCAACCGATGAACCGATGTACCCCGTAGGGTGTCCGAAGCATTGTTGAATCGTCTCCTGCCGAGGTGGCTGAGAACACGTGATGTATCCTATCACTGATGTCAACACTAGCAGTGGTTGGTTTGTGTTGTTTAGCGTACCGGCATATGCCTCAGCTGAGACTTATCGAGGTATGCATTATCACATGACTCGAAAGAGAATGGAAGAGCAACAGTGAGCAAACTGATAAACGATAAACGCATGATGCAGAGAAATGTCAGTATCCCCTCTCAGGCTCTCAGGCTTATTTCCGAAGCAATAGGGTtgttaatttttaaaaatttatttcgtCCAACAACTTTTAGATATCTGGATTGTATTGCTTATAATTATTGGGATTTTTGGTGGTAAAATGAGAATTAGTGACACTCAAGATGCAGAGAGTGAGAAATAGGAACCTCCACaccaccgatttttttttattttaccgttgatttattttgaactagctgtcccgccaacgtcgttctgcctgcctactatgttttttgacatgcTGCCCCAAGGGGCCAGACACATATAATTCTTGGCATAGTATATTATAGTATACTAAAATAGATTAGTGCGTCGTAGCAAACTCTGCGGTCGATTTTTTCGATAAACAACGTTTGTTTTTTGATTCATCTGTCACTGCCTTGATTTCAGCCAGTACGATTACTTTGATGGTAATACAGTAATGTAcaataatatacaataatacattaaTATACCGCAAATATATTAATATACCTCTAATACACTCATTATGCTAATACGTGTCTAGCCCCTTGTGCTGCCCTGAAGAAATTACATGCCCCGCAAAatagaatttcaaactttctcgttttcggtgcgttctcggttgattttcataattattttttcgtacgaacacgtcggagccctgcacgaatgaaccaCTGAAAGAATGATATAGATCTGTTAGCCCGTTCCAGAGCCCAtttgtgacatacaaacaccattccatttttgtttatatagatagatagatgaaaCAAAAATGTTGATGAGAGATTCGAGAAGATCTGTTTTTTAGAAAATagagaagtggaaccatctcggcaggggtcctattttgggcacttttctgctataactcagccaatcctgaaccaattgacacaatttttggaacgcgatgtgatacgtatagtatctggccgtgtacaaaatttcaagtcaattagttTGGTAGCATTTGGTGTACAAAATTTAAAGTCAATCagtttcgtagcatttcaaattCACGGTATGTTTTGAtcaacaggcatcataactgctacatTATTGCCATgtaactgctaagagagatgagtgatCCTAGAACCACAACACATTTCTACTTTCTAATTTATATGCCACGGCTGAAGAAGGCATCATCATTCGCATGTCCAATAAATAATAGGTAACAACGAATAAAACCAATGGGAAAACATGCTTTGGCATATTAATTCCACGGTTGGTTTCCTGTGATCGATTTTATTATCATCACCTGCCGAGCTCATAGCATAACGAagcaactgccggtgtaataCTTACGCCTTAAACAGATCAAAAATCCAACGTACTTTATCTTATaatctatagcttaccctgtagcgcggtcCAGCACCAACGTCGACCCGAGAAtccagggatcgaatcccaatttgaTTGAAaacagcaaagaaaaaaaaaacagcaacagcagtTCAGGACATGCCCCAAGCGTCAATAGTTCGACAAgaaagtgagaaaaaaaaaaagggaagccgtaaaatggacaggggaaaatatttatttttatttttgacaatctggggggtaggagggataagcatttaatcagccttatatcgggccaaaacctgcatttaatgaACACTAATGGAGCATATAAggcatattagcatttaatgagctgctgtaaaggcgcatatagtgccgcaTTAATACCATttcaactgcttattggttacctgggaatgATTGTGGATCTCCATAAAGCTTCTAGGTACTTTGTATTTCTGGAATAGTTTACAATGAATTCTAAGGGATGAGGTATGAAGAAATATCTATGTTCATAATAtgtcaacaattgaaaaaaaacctTGCTGAGCTTGCATTCAGTCGTCGAGAAGCCATGCCTCGGCTATCAGGAAAACGTAAATTATCGGTCTTCCACTGTGTAGGGACTTATAAAGAAAGACGTGCAGTTCATACTCCGGTGTTCTTTATTATGACAGTTTATGTAACGGCAAGGCCTACTACAGTTCGGCCATCTTGATTTTTCGAATCGTCCTCGATATGCATGGCTGCTTCAACTATATTTTCCTTTAAGCTCCAACTCGTCGACAAAGTCTTCGATGTTGTAATGCATCACTTATGCTTACACCGTGTCCAAAAAATTCTCATACaacatacaaatttagaaaatatcattttatttcgcatatgtgattcatatttttaaaatgaatacatgtatcgaaaggccacataatactgattaaataaagcatacggattagaataactttattttctatttgtttttgtaAGCCTAGCATTACGCTTCCGTTTTATGAAATTtgttttctccggcacgcaagaaaaatgttcgaaaagtttttcattctacggtagcgaaatcgagtccataaggataaatttttaatttgtatccCAAGTTATATACTAAATGGACATACTAAGGCTAAAAAAACACAGTTTTActtatgatatggtaagaaatttgcaagtaagctcaacttgggttgattttcatgaaaataacccttatatcaaagataaatatcataaaacgtaaattttggacaaaatttaccacaataggaatacaagcatgttttataagtgagaatggtgtgaatcaaccagataagatgcaccCCCCGCCTTTAACATAactaatctcattaaaacaggaaaatggacatttttgtttaattcacgatatattttgtacaaaataaaacggcttcgtactttacgaatacaggatctcatattttttctcttctggtcatagttgctactagcaatggggagAACGTGAACCTAATTTGTTTTAACTTAAAATCTCTACTCGTTTAAATACGACGAAAttccaatgaaatggcgtgcgtgccagctgatttggacttacgacacataagcgatcagcagagaaggataaaggacagttagttccaaaacatatgctgtattttgtgtgtgttagttgacctttcaataaataaatttactttggaaattctaattacagatgcgaaataaattgaatttgattttgtatgagaacttattggacacggtgtaaatttTCTATATCATCCCATCCCGTAACTACGCTCGCCGACATCTTCCGAGAGTAATTGCCAGATAAGATCCGCTTCTAGATCCACTGTCGCTTCGCAGGCATATTACTTATCCATAGGTAATTGTAGATCT includes:
- the LOC134287541 gene encoding cytochrome P450 9b2-like encodes the protein METEDLYWFSFILVTIVGFFTFKLMTKNRNFFRVRGVPFEKPHFIYGNLGEVTSGKLSPLEMIAGFYKRFENERLFGFFNYLSPVYYIRDPELIRKLWVQEFNAFANHPYFLDESKDPILGNQLHLLKNEKWRQIRHTLTPVFSGRSASLMSSLVRTNSLDLIDHLKASVDPELEFKGIFQKYAFNVIANCAFGLELNTFKDESDKFCTYGCALVYGNNPVQTLKTMLFYLFPKWMVQMKVRLMEDEHAAYFTNLIGSTITEREKKNLNRPDLIQMLHQANKGELKPTGQEDEVLQMKDFSKRKWNQEELIAQCVAFFGSGFEPLINLLSFATYELAANPDVQQKLLSEIEKTLKDSPVVYETVEKLPCLEMVVAETLRKWPATPSLDRECSQDYLLDDGGCRVQFRKGDTLWVSVWALHRDEQNFPEPERFDPERFSEARKPTIKPFTYMPYGVGPRGCIGTRLASLVTKVTLVDLVRNFQLELGSRNGTMEPEDGFWLKMTPR